The following proteins are encoded in a genomic region of Nocardioides sp. cx-173:
- a CDS encoding metal ABC transporter substrate-binding protein — translation MRRRLLLPLVCLPLVLTGCSALADDTQGVQVATAFYPLQYVAERVAGEHASVENLTQVGKEPHDLELTIQETALIAQADLVVHQGGFQPSVDDGVAQNATGEVLDVTDVVELVPFDDGHHEAHEDEHGHEGHDHGDLDPHFWLDPLRLADVGDAVADELAGIDPEHADDYRSRARELRADLEALDREYAEALASCARDTIVVSHDAFGYLGKYGLHLEPVAGLSPEAEPTVADLAELQELIEEEGITTVFSETLASPRFTGPLAEDLGITTAVLDPLEGLTSESADDDYLSIMRDNLAALEEANECR, via the coding sequence ATGCGTAGGCGTCTCCTCCTTCCCCTCGTCTGCCTTCCGCTCGTGCTGACCGGATGCTCCGCCCTGGCCGACGACACCCAAGGCGTGCAGGTGGCGACGGCGTTCTACCCGCTGCAGTACGTCGCTGAGCGGGTCGCCGGCGAGCACGCGAGCGTCGAGAACCTCACCCAGGTAGGCAAGGAGCCGCACGACCTGGAGCTCACGATCCAGGAGACCGCACTGATCGCGCAGGCCGACCTGGTGGTCCACCAGGGCGGGTTCCAGCCGTCGGTCGACGACGGGGTCGCTCAGAACGCCACCGGGGAGGTGCTCGACGTCACCGACGTGGTCGAGCTGGTGCCGTTCGACGACGGGCACCACGAGGCGCACGAGGATGAGCACGGACACGAGGGTCACGACCACGGCGACCTCGACCCGCACTTCTGGCTGGACCCGCTGCGCCTGGCGGACGTGGGCGACGCGGTCGCGGACGAGCTCGCGGGCATCGACCCCGAGCACGCCGACGACTACCGCTCGCGCGCGCGGGAGCTCCGCGCCGATCTGGAGGCGCTCGACCGGGAGTACGCCGAGGCGCTGGCGAGCTGCGCGCGTGACACCATCGTGGTCTCGCACGACGCCTTCGGCTACCTGGGCAAGTACGGGCTGCACCTGGAGCCGGTCGCCGGTCTCTCCCCCGAGGCCGAGCCGACGGTGGCCGACCTGGCTGAGCTGCAAGAGCTGATCGAGGAGGAGGGGATCACGACCGTGTTCTCCGAGACCCTCGCCAGCCCTCGCTTCACGGGCCCACTCGCCGAGGACCTCGGCATCACCACGGCCGTGCTCGACCCGCTCGAGGGTCTCACCAGCGAGAGCGCGGACGACGACTACCTGTCGATCATGCGGGACAACCTCGCCGCCCTCGAGGAGGCCAACGAATGTCGATGA